One window from the genome of Rufibacter tibetensis encodes:
- a CDS encoding vWA domain-containing protein has product MQSFQIHTAYSPWYVLLCLAAGIAVSWFMYRRGGPWPTGLRWFLASLRALLVALVCFLLLEPYTRRIRQEEIKPKVVLALDNSQSIGLFTQKEALTRTLQGVDALADRLRERGLEVVNASFQEGDSAATSLASTPLQAPVTNLHALLEKGENAYRDQNLAATVLISDGIHNQGPTPTFQMYAAPVYPLALGDTVAKRDVVLEEVQYNKINYTGTSFPIVARVRHNGFNGTNVNVLLQENGKTVQRKTVSLPRSGALQTTFQVTAAQAGKKHYEVRIQPVNGEFTALNNRRHAYLEVIKGKLKILVAAAAPHPDIKALRSALLSNPLLDVEVVLGPFQNPSFKTPYDAAVLHQIPNVSGVGTDWLRRLKSTKVPSFYILGAQTDFNAFNAVQAGVQLSRPSPQFDEVQPLLNNAFRRFSTEPTAQTRIRSWPPTPVTYGDWRIAPAAEVILNQQVGTVRTTKPLLVYKPSAPTPSAVLLTDGSWQWRLTEAVDHGTSQIYDELMTHVVQLLANRRNQKRLHVYPVKDEFETSEGVNLQADVFNAVQEEIFGQTVSLTLTHEGGKQTRHTFRHEQGGEGLKLGSLPAGFYRYAASARVENQNYTDNGEFVVQEQNLESLLAVADHSLLSQIAERSETKLYYPAQLAQLEQDLVKANFKTILRSHEEEKDLLEQSWFYFLLLGLACSEWALRRFFGSL; this is encoded by the coding sequence GTGCAATCCTTTCAAATTCACACCGCGTATTCTCCTTGGTATGTATTGCTTTGCCTGGCGGCAGGAATTGCCGTTTCCTGGTTTATGTACCGCAGGGGTGGTCCCTGGCCTACAGGCTTGCGGTGGTTTTTGGCTTCTTTGCGGGCTTTGCTGGTTGCATTGGTGTGTTTTCTACTTTTGGAACCTTACACCCGCCGCATCAGGCAGGAAGAAATAAAACCTAAAGTGGTACTAGCCTTAGACAACTCTCAATCCATAGGTCTGTTCACCCAAAAAGAAGCCCTAACCCGAACCTTGCAAGGAGTAGATGCACTGGCAGACCGGCTCCGGGAAAGGGGATTGGAGGTGGTAAATGCCTCTTTCCAGGAGGGCGACTCTGCGGCCACTTCACTGGCCTCCACTCCGCTCCAGGCACCCGTTACTAACTTACATGCGCTTCTTGAAAAAGGGGAAAACGCCTACAGAGACCAGAACCTGGCCGCTACCGTGCTAATTTCAGACGGTATCCATAACCAGGGTCCCACGCCTACTTTCCAGATGTATGCCGCCCCGGTGTACCCTTTAGCTTTAGGTGATACAGTAGCCAAGCGCGATGTAGTGCTGGAGGAAGTGCAGTACAACAAAATCAACTATACCGGTACCTCCTTCCCTATTGTGGCGCGGGTACGGCATAACGGCTTCAATGGAACCAACGTCAATGTGCTGCTGCAGGAAAACGGCAAAACCGTTCAGCGGAAAACGGTTTCTTTACCCAGAAGCGGTGCCTTGCAAACCACCTTTCAGGTAACTGCCGCGCAAGCTGGCAAAAAGCACTATGAGGTAAGAATTCAACCAGTAAACGGAGAATTCACGGCCCTGAACAACCGCCGGCACGCGTACCTTGAAGTCATCAAAGGCAAACTCAAGATTCTGGTGGCTGCGGCGGCTCCGCACCCAGACATCAAAGCTTTAAGAAGCGCCTTGCTTTCTAATCCGCTGCTGGACGTGGAAGTAGTGTTGGGACCTTTCCAAAATCCTTCCTTCAAAACACCTTATGATGCGGCAGTGCTGCACCAGATTCCTAACGTGAGTGGCGTAGGAACAGATTGGCTCCGCCGATTGAAAAGCACCAAAGTTCCCTCCTTCTATATTCTGGGCGCCCAGACCGATTTCAATGCCTTCAACGCTGTACAGGCTGGGGTGCAGTTAAGCCGCCCTTCACCGCAATTTGACGAGGTGCAGCCACTGCTGAACAACGCATTCAGACGTTTCTCTACGGAACCTACTGCCCAAACCCGTATTAGAAGCTGGCCCCCTACACCGGTCACTTACGGAGATTGGCGAATTGCCCCGGCCGCTGAGGTGATCCTGAATCAACAGGTAGGTACCGTTAGAACTACCAAACCACTTTTGGTTTACAAACCCTCGGCCCCTACACCTTCTGCAGTGCTCCTCACCGACGGCAGCTGGCAGTGGCGGCTCACTGAGGCCGTAGACCACGGAACCTCTCAGATTTACGATGAGCTCATGACGCACGTGGTGCAGCTGCTGGCCAACCGAAGAAACCAGAAACGCCTGCACGTGTACCCGGTCAAAGATGAGTTTGAAACCTCTGAAGGAGTAAACCTGCAGGCTGATGTGTTCAACGCGGTACAGGAAGAAATCTTCGGACAGACGGTTTCGCTCACCCTTACCCACGAGGGCGGAAAGCAAACCCGTCATACATTCCGGCACGAGCAAGGCGGCGAAGGACTGAAACTGGGCAGCTTACCGGCAGGTTTTTACCGCTACGCCGCCTCCGCGAGGGTAGAAAACCAGAACTATACAGACAACGGAGAGTTTGTAGTACAAGAACAAAACCTGGAATCACTTTTAGCTGTGGCCGACCATAGCCTGCTGAGCCAAATTGCGGAACGGTCCGAAACCAAGCTGTATTATCCGGCTCAATTGGCCCAACTAGAACAGGATTTAGTTAAGGCAAACTTCAAGACTATCCTGCGTAGCCACGAGGAAGAGAAAGACCTGCTGGAACAATCCTGGTTTTATTTCCTGCTGCTGGGGCTAGCCTGTTCAGAATGGGCTTTGCGCCGTTTCTTCGGAAGTTTGTAG
- the fabG gene encoding 3-oxoacyl-[acyl-carrier-protein] reductase, with protein sequence MKLLEGKIALVTGASKGIGRAIAKKYAEMGANVAFTYLSSVEKGQALEQELAEYGIQAKGYRSDASDFTQAEQLVEAVVKDFGKLDVLVNNAGITKDGLLMRMSEDQWDAVINTNLKSVFNLTKAATKHMMRAKSGSIINMTSVVGIKGNAGQANYAASKSGIIGFTKSVALELGSRNIRSNAIAPGFIETDMTDELDAAVVAEWRKAIPLKRGGAPEDVANAAVFLASDLSSYVTGQTLQVDGGMLT encoded by the coding sequence ATGAAATTACTGGAAGGAAAAATTGCCTTAGTAACCGGCGCCTCCAAGGGTATTGGCCGGGCCATCGCGAAGAAATATGCTGAAATGGGCGCCAATGTGGCCTTCACCTACCTCTCCAGCGTGGAGAAAGGTCAGGCTCTGGAGCAGGAATTAGCCGAGTACGGAATTCAAGCCAAAGGCTACCGTTCAGATGCCTCTGACTTTACCCAGGCCGAGCAATTAGTGGAAGCCGTGGTGAAAGACTTCGGTAAACTGGATGTACTGGTGAACAACGCTGGTATCACCAAAGACGGTCTTTTGATGCGCATGAGCGAAGACCAGTGGGACGCCGTCATCAACACTAACCTGAAATCGGTTTTCAATTTAACCAAGGCTGCCACCAAACACATGATGCGCGCAAAAAGCGGTTCTATCATCAATATGACTAGTGTGGTTGGTATCAAAGGCAACGCCGGACAAGCTAACTACGCCGCTTCTAAATCAGGTATCATCGGGTTTACCAAATCAGTGGCTTTGGAATTAGGCTCCAGAAACATCCGCAGCAACGCCATCGCGCCGGGCTTCATTGAAACCGATATGACCGACGAACTAGACGCTGCTGTTGTAGCTGAGTGGAGAAAAGCAATTCCGTTGAAACGCGGAGGCGCTCCGGAAGATGTAGCCAACGCAGCCGTATTCCTGGCCTCAGACTTATCTTCTTACGTAACCGGCCAAACCCTGCAGGTAGACGGCGGTATGCTTACCTAA
- a CDS encoding tetratricopeptide repeat protein: MQLKFQHLVRLTFFFLLVTLTVSGCKTAKTHYREGLERASKNDYTGAVREYDAAIAKKPDDGSLYRLRGVAKYEMEDFDGAFADFSQAILLVPTDAESFKFRGDIKQNRGQYKQAIEDYNQAITHQPNYAKAYNNRGLNRARLKDTKGAVSDFTQAITLQDDYAVAYLNRANLRMRQKQYTPAKEDYDRAISLDPNMVQAFYNRGVLNHTLKNRKSACQDWQRAFELGSPQANDLIKRFCK; this comes from the coding sequence ATGCAACTGAAATTTCAACATTTGGTACGTCTTACTTTTTTCTTTCTGCTGGTAACACTAACCGTAAGTGGCTGTAAAACGGCCAAAACTCATTACCGAGAAGGCTTGGAACGAGCCAGCAAAAATGATTACACGGGCGCCGTGCGCGAGTACGATGCAGCCATTGCCAAGAAACCAGATGATGGTAGCCTTTACCGTCTGCGCGGAGTAGCCAAGTACGAGATGGAAGACTTTGACGGGGCATTCGCCGATTTCTCCCAGGCCATTCTGCTGGTGCCTACTGATGCTGAGTCTTTCAAGTTCCGGGGCGATATCAAGCAGAACCGTGGTCAGTACAAGCAAGCCATTGAAGATTATAACCAAGCCATCACGCACCAACCCAATTACGCCAAAGCGTACAACAACAGAGGCCTTAACCGCGCCCGCCTGAAAGACACAAAAGGCGCAGTTTCTGATTTCACGCAGGCCATCACCCTGCAAGATGATTATGCCGTAGCCTACCTTAACCGGGCAAATTTAAGAATGCGCCAGAAGCAATACACACCGGCCAAAGAAGACTATGACAGAGCCATTTCCCTTGACCCTAACATGGTGCAGGCCTTTTACAACCGTGGCGTCCTGAACCACACACTCAAGAACCGCAAAAGCGCCTGCCAGGATTGGCAGAGGGCTTTTGAGTTGGGCTCACCCCAAGCAAATGACCTGATCAAACGCTTCTGCAAGTAA